TTTAAATTATTCCTCGATTTAAGTATTGTTTACCTCTTGCAATGGTCACAGTGGGAGAACCTGCCAGCTGATTCTCGTGTGAGAGTGTGGCACGACCTGCAGCCTGTGGTTCAGAATCTGCCACTGGCCCAGACTCGATACAAACCACTTCGACCTGTGGAGACTGAGCTCTTGTCTCAAAATTTTCCGCTACCTCTGGTACCAGTTTTGCAAACTTGGGCTGTGGATCGATCTCTGTCACCCACAGTCCCAGGCATTGGGCCTAATCTTCCAGACTTCAGGTGTGAGGATCAGGGTAGACCACAGTGTCGTGAACATTTATTTGCCAATAAAGATCCTCATTTTCGTGAAGCACAGTTTGTGGTTTCAGGTCAGCTCTTACCACAAGAGCATATGTTTACAGTACCTGCTGCACTGCGGAATCACGAGTCTAGATTCTTGGCAAAAGAACTGCGTTGTGAGTTTGGCTTCGAGACTTCAGAACATTTGCAGCTGCAGGAAGTTAGTTACATGATAGTGAAACGATCACAGCACGGACACACAAAAAACAACTTGGATCGAGACCAGGAAAACAGGTACTTCACTTCGGACCATCGACACAATCGTGAAATAGGATACAGTGAGCCAGAACCCCTTCAGCTCCATCAGTCAAGATATATGGATTTGGATCGGCTGTCACCTCGAGATGAGAGAGATACGGTTTGGGATCGGCTGTCATCTCGAGACAAGATACCTACAGTGTGGGATCGTCTATCACCTCAGGGTAAGAAGTATATGGCGTCCGATGGGCTGTCACCTCAGGGTAAGAGGTATAAAGCTTCCAGTTGGGTATCACCTCGAGGTAATAGGTGTGAAACTTCCAGTCGAGTGTCACCTCAAGGTAAGAGGTATAATGCTTCAGATTCACTGTCATCCCGAGATAAGAGGTGTAAATATTCCAATTGGCTGTCATCTCACGATGAAAGGCACATGCCTTCGGACCGGCTCTCACCTCGAGATGGAAAGTACACACCTTTAGACCATATGTCACACCGAAATGGGAGGCACATGGTTTCAGAGCAGCGATCGCCCCGAGACGGGAGGTACGCGGCTTCGGATCGGCTGTTGCCTCGAGGTGGGAGGGACGTGGCTTCGGATCGACATTTGCCTCGGGATGGGAGGGACGTGGCTTCGGATCGACATTTGCCTCGGGATGGGAGGGACGTGGCTTCGGATCGACATTTGCCTCAGGATGGGAGGGATGTGGCTTCCGATCGACATTTGCCTCGGGATGGGAGGGATGTGGCTTCCGATCGACATTTGCCTCGGGATGGGAGGGATGTGGCTTCCGATCGACATTTGCCTCGGGATGGGAGGGATGTGGCTTCCGATCGGCTGTCACCTCGGGACAGGAGGTACGCGGCTTCGGATCGGCTGTCGACGCGGGATTCGAGGTATGCGGCTTCAGATCAGCTGTCGTCCTGGGATGGGAGGTATGCGGATTTGGATCGGCTGTCACCCCAGGAGTCGAGGTACACAGCTTCAGATCGACTGTCGCCCCGGGATTCGAGGTACGCGGCTTCAGATCGGCTGTCGCCCCGGGATTCGAGGTACGCGGCTTCAGATCGGCTGTCGCCCCGGGATTCGAGGTACGCGGCTTCAGATCGGCTGTCGCCCCGGGGTTCGAGGTACGCGCCTTCGGATCGGCTGTCGCCCCAGGATGCGAGGTACGCGGCTTCAGATCGGCTGTCTCCCCGGGATTCGAGGTACGCGGCTTCAGATCGGCTGTCGCCCCGGGGTTCGAGGTACACGGCTTCGGATCGGCTGTCGCCCCAGGATGCGAGGTACGCGGCTTCAGATCGGCTGTCTCCCCGGGATGCGAGGTACGCGGCTTCAGATCGGCTGTCTCCCCGGGATGCGAGGTACGCGGCTTCAGATCGGCTGTCGCCCCGGGATTCGAGGTACGCGGCTTCAGATCGGCTGTCGCCCCGGGGTTCGAGGTACGCGGCTTCAGATCGGCTGTCGCCCCGGGGTTCGAGGTACGCGCCTTCGGATCGGCTGTCGCCCCAGGATGCGAGGTACGCGGCTTCAGATCGGCTGTCTCCCCGGGATTCGAGGTACGCGGCTTCAGATCGGCTGTCTCCCCGGGATTCGAGGTACGCGGCTTCAGATCGGCTGTCGCCCCGGGATTCGAGGTACGCGGCTTCAGATCGGCTGTCGCCCCGGGGTTCGAGGTACACGGCTTCGGATCGGCTGTCGCCCCGGGATGCGAGGTACGCGGCTTCAGATCGGCTGTCGCCCCGGGATTCGAGGTACGCGGCTTCGGATCGGCTGTCGCCCCGGGGTTCGAGGTACGCGGCTTCGGATCGGCTGTCGCCCCAGGATGCGAGGTACGCGGCTTCGGATCGGCTGTCGCCCCAGGATTCGAGGTACGCGGCTTCGGATCGGCTGTCCCGGGATTTGAGGTACATGGCTTCGGATCGGCTGTCGCCCCTGGTTTCGAGGTATGAGGGTTATGATCAACAGTCACTTCGAGATAAAAGTTACACGACTTCTGATTGGTCTTCGTCTTGTGATCCTAGGCACAAAGTTTCAGAGCAGCCACCATCTCGTGATTGGTACCTCCCTTCAAATCAGTCACTGTCTTCTAGTTCTGGGTACATTACTCCAATCCAGGAGAAATCCCCAAATTCGAAGTGGAGAGGCTCAGTTCAACAATCCTCCAGTGATTCCAATTCTGTAGGTCCGCATGAGTCACTGTTCCAGGAATCCACATTCCGAGACAGAAATCAGGTGCAGTACAATGAAGGTAGATTTGTGGAATCTAGACTGAGAATGTCAGCTTACCCACTACGCAGGGAATTTGATGATACAGTTTCTCACACGCTACGTTCACAGGAAAACAGATTTTAAAGTTCAGATGTCCTGTTCCAGCAATCTGTCATATTATAAATTCTTTTCTCTTGAGATCTTTGGGGCTAACTGGTAGACATTCAGTGATACAAGCACTTACTGTTGGAGGTGAATTTGTATCAAAAATGTAACATTCCAGTTTGTGGAGAGTTTAACCAGTATTGCATAAATCATTGTAACATTTAGTTACCCTTCTATATTTAGGGCAGGACAACATTTATAACTCTTTCAGCTCTACATCTGCCTATAATTCACAACATTGTTTGGAATTAAACTTTGAAGTGAGTTTGAAAGGCTTCAGGTTTAAATTCTGTTAAAAGGAGTGCCTCTGCTATTCGTAGCAGGCCTGTCCATTTGCAAGTTCTTTAAACAGGTTTGAAGTGTGTTTTGTTTCATTTGTCTGTCAGAAATGTTTCTGATTTTGTGACTAATTTTGTATGCTGTATGTTatataaagaaaggaaaaagttgGAACTACTTCAAATGTTTTTGTACACATCTAGTGATGTCCTATTATTTATGCCAGAGTGAATGTTTAAATGTGAGTTTGGTGTGCAGGGAATTTGGTAAACCAAATAACTAAAAAATgcacttatttgtgtgtgtgtgtgtgtgtgtgtgtgtcctgtttcatttcagcagttgtTATTCAAAATAAGtactttgaaactggaacttttttttttcccccagaatATAATTTTGTATAAATTTGTAGAACTTGAAATAAAATACTTGATCAATGTGTGTGTTTCCTTAATCATGGAGTACTGCTTCGGAGGAATTGAAGAGATCAGTGGAAGAAATTGCTAGCTAAGCCACAAGTGAATTTAACAGTGTATGATGCAGTTAGAAGCACGGCAGGAGGATCAATGCAATCCTCACTAAATTGAGAATTAAGCATTTTCTTCTGCCGACACCTTCAATTGTCAAGGATAAGTCACAACTTTCTATTTATTCAAAAGATTTACTCTtttcaacaaatacattttttgggTAGTTGCACTGTCATGGAGCACTGGTATGGTTAATAAACAGGCACTGCTTATGTTGTGACTGTAATCGGAGTAGTCTTCTCTGACAGTAATATAACTGCGAAACTGATCTGTGACCACGTGAGGCTCAATATAGTGTCACCCATTGAAGCACATGAAGAAGAAAATGGTCAAAATAACACGGGCTAGTACGGGTGGTGtcgcctgacccatctcgtcgtgttctgtggcattctgtgaaccattctgtacACCCCCATTGCACTGCCAAAACATTTTGTCCCACATAaggagcaatttcccggatggaggCATCATCTCTCATACCAATAATACgcactctttcaaactcactgatgtgacAGTACGGTTCGCGTATACATATATGAAGCATTCTGTATGTCTACTCAAGTCACAGTACtgcattaccttcagtttatagcaaCAATGAGAGCAGCAGGTGCATTTTATCGGTAGATGGTATTGCACCGTGATATCAGTGTTAACCTGAATCCtgtgggccgacatggttcaaatgctattcatttctgcagaacatactattgtacatgtcctttgaatatgaacgtcctgtttCTAGGCATtgaagattctctctctctctctctctctctctctctctctgtgtgtgtgtgtgtgtgtgtgtgtgtgtgtgtgtgtgtgtgtgtgtctactgtgacttaccaaatgggaaagtgctggtagatagacacaataaaaaacagaaacacacacacaaaaatttcaagctttcacaacctgaggttgcttcatcaggaaagagggaaggcgagggaaagatgaaaggatgtgggttttaagggagagggtaaggagtcattccaatcccgggagcggaaagacttaccttggggggggggaaaggacaggtacacactcgcgcgcgcacacacgcacgtaTCCATCTGCTcacatacagacacaggcagacatgtgtaaatgcaaagaggttgggcagagatatcagtcgaggcggaagtacagatgcaaagatgttattgaatgacaggtgatgtacgaggtgtggcaacttgaaattagcggaggttgaggcctggtgggtaatgggaagagagaatatattgaagggcaagttcccatctctggagttctgataggttggtgtcagtgggaagtatccagataacccggacggtgtaacactgtgccaagatgtgctggccgtgcaccgaggcatgtttagccacaggatgatcctcattaccaacaaacactgtctgcctgtgtccattcatgcgaatggacagtttgttgctggttattcccacatagacggcttcacagtgtaggcaggtcagttggtaaatcacgtgggtgctttcacacgtggctctgcctttgatcgtgtacaccttccgggttacaggactggagtaggtggtggtgggagggtgcgtgggacaggttttacaccgggggcagttacaagggtaggagccagagggtagggaaggtggtttggggatttcatagagatgaaccgagaggttacgaagattaggtggacggcggaaagacactcttggtggagtggggaggattttgtgaaggatggatctcatttcagggtaggatttgaggaagttgtatccctgctggagagccacattcagagtctggtccagtcccagaaagtatcctgtcacaagtggggcacttttggggttcttctgtgggaggtttgaggggatgaggaagtggctccggttatttgcttctgtaccaggtcgggagggtagttgcgggatgcgaaagctgttttcaggttgttggtgtaatggttcaaggattggggactggagcagattcgtttgccacgaagacctaagctgtagagaagggaccgtttggtatggaatgggtggcagctgtcataatggaggtactgttgcttgttggtgagtttgatgtggacggacgtgtgaagctcgccattggacaggtggaggtcaacgtcgaggaaagtggcgtgggatttggagtaggaccaggtgaatttgatggaaccagaggagttgaggttggagaggaaattctggagttcttcttcactgtgagtccagatcatgaagatgtcatcaataaatctgtaccaaactttgggttggcaggcctgggtaaccaagaaggcttcctctaagcgacccaaaAATAGGTTCGCATACgaggggggccatcctggtaccgatggctgttccctttaattgttggtatgtctggccttcaaaagtgaagaagttgtgagttaggatgaagctggctaaggtaatgaggaaagaaatTTGTACAATTATGAAATGGGACCCACCTGGATAGGCACACACTTtagtatacagggctattacaaatgattgaagcgatttcataaattcactgtagctccattcattgacatatggccacgacacactacagatacgtagaaaaactcaaagatttgttcggctgaagccgcacttcaggtttctgccgccagagcgctcgagagcgcagtgagacaaaatggcgacaggagccgagaaagcttatgtcgtgcttgaaatgcactcacttcagtcagtcataacagtgcaacgacacttcaggacgaagttcaacaaagatccaccaactgctaactccattcggcgatggtatgcgcagtttaaagcttctggatgcctctgtaaggggaaataaaCGGGTCGGCccgcagtgagtgaagaaacggttgaacgcgtgcgggcaagtttcacgcggaagtcgacgaataaagcaagcagggagctaaacgtaccacagccgatggtttggaaaatcttacggaaaaggctaaagcagaagccttaccatttacaattgctacaagccctgacacccgatgacaaagtcaaacgctttgaattttcggcggggttgcaacagctcatggacagctcagtgtgaaacttgttttctgtgatgaagcaacattttttcttaatggtgaagtgaacagacacaatgtgcgaatctgggtggtagagaatcctcacgcattcgtgcagtaaattcgcaattcaccaaaagttaacatgttttgtgcagtctcacggtttaaagcttacggcccctttttcttctgcgaaaaaaacgttacaggacacgtgtatctggacatgctggaaaattggctcatgccacaactggagacagacagcgccgacttcatctttcaacaggatggtgctccaccgcacttccatcttcatgttcggcatttcttaaacaggagattggaaaaccgatggatcggtcgtggtggagatcatgatcagcaattcgtgtcacggcctccacgctctcccgacttaaccccatgcgatttctttctgtggggttatgtgaaagatctagtgtttaaacctcctctaccaagaaacgtgctagaactgcgagctcgcatcaacgatgctttcgaactcattgatggggacatgctgcgccgagtgtgggaggaacttgattatcggcttgatgtctaccgaatcactaaaggggcacatatcgaacatttgtgaatacctaaaaaaactttttgagtttttgtatgtgtgtgcaaagcattgtgaaaatatctcaaataataaagttattgtagagctgtgaaatcgcttcaatcatttgtaataaccctgtagtactTCAGAGATTTGCGGGGATGTGTTAGCCCCAGACAGTATCTGTGCCCAGCGGGTTAATGGTGAAGGCCAGTGATAGTCTGGATGCAGTTTCTAGGTGCTGCCTGAGTCCTGTTTCAATTACGtgattaacaaatgttttgaaaacaTTCTCaccagatgcagacagttgggtacACAAATTCTGTCAGAGGGGTGAAGGAGTGGTCACAGGGaggccaccctctaccactaacattgtgCAATCCAAGCTAACATGCCACCCCCTGTGGACAAACAGTACAAAGGCGAGGAAGCAGAGTCTGAAAATAACAAAATACTAGGTTCtacttgagaaatgaaataaatgagagatgagatagtgaaggcagcaggggataaaataaaataggtaaaaagacaaggcctggtaGAAATCTGTGGATAACACGAGAGATATTGAATTGctgaaaagagaaaatttaaaaatgaagcaggtgaaaggaaataaaaatgtttaaaaaatgagattgacaggaagttcaaaatggctaacggctaggaatggctagaggacacgtGTTCGGACACGGAAGCATATTTCGCTACGGAAAAGGTAGGTACCGTCTACAGGGaagttaaagaggcctttgggaaaAAGAGAAGTAGGTGTAAGAatgtcaggagctcagatggaggagcagttataagcaaagaaggaaaagatgAGATGTGGAAGGAGTGTATGTGGGGTTTGTGcaggggagatgaacttgaaagcagtgTTATAGACAGGGaattggatgtagatgtaaatgagataGGAGGTataatactgcaagaagaatttgatacTGCTCTCcaggatctaagtcgaaacaaggctcctgggGGTAGGTGATACTCCATCAGAattactgattgccttgggagagccagccatgacgaaactctcccatctggtgtgcaaggtgtACGAGGCAGGTGAAATAACCACCGACTTTCAGAATGTagtgattccaattccaaagaaatcaattGCTGACatctgtgaaaattaccaaactatcagtttattactcatggttgcaaaatactaacatgaattctgtacAGAAGTATGGATAAACTGCTCAAGcagacctcaaggaagatcagtttggattctggagaaatgtacgagcacacgaggcaatactggcaCGACGACTTACCTGAGACCTCAGGTtagggaaagacaaacctacgtatgatttgtagacttacagaaagcttttgacaatgttaacaggaatattctcttagaaattctgaaggtagcaggggtaagatacagggagcaaagggctatttacaacttgtacagaaaccagacaacagttataagagtcaagggtgaTGAAAAGGAAGccctggttgagaagggagtgagacagggttgtagcctgtcccaatTTTTTCAGTCTgtccattgaacaagcagtaaaggaaaccaaagaaaaatcaggagtaggaattaaagttcagagaaaagaaataaaagctttgaggtttgctggtgacattgtaattttgtcagacagcaaagaacctggaagagcagttgaactgaatggacagtgtcgaaaggaggatataagatgaacttcaaaaaaggataatggaatgtagtcaaattaaatcagatgatactaagggacttagatgaggaaatgaggcacttaaagtaggagataggttttgctatttgggtagcaaaataactgatgatggccaaagtagagtggatataaaatgtagactggtaatggcaagaaaagcatttgtgaagaTGATGCAGGATGGACTGTTGTTTCTgaggaagagacatttgttaacatgaaatatagatttaagtgtaaggaagtctttctTGAAGATATATGTCTGTAGtatagccttgtatgtaagtgaaatattgatgataaacagtttagagaaaaaggaaatacaagctttcaaaatgtggaacTACAAAAGaacattgaagattagatgggtcagtcacataattaatgaggtactgagtagaactgtTGCAgcaagaaatttgtgatacaacttgactaaaagaagagagttCTGAGAAACCAAGttatcgccagtttagtattggagggaagtgtgggggtaacaagtttagagggagaccaagagatgaatacagtaagcagatacagGACGACGCAGGTTGCCATAGTGactgataaagaagcttgcacagggtggagtagcatggagaactgcatcaaatcagtcttcgtactgaagaccaccaccaccacaacaacaagttGACGAAGATGTAGTTTTAATGAGCACAGGTATTGCCAAAGATCACACAGAATTTTTCAGAAAGGAAAATTTTCTAATTGGAATAACTAAGAAACTAACAGGTTACATAAGTAGCAGTATACATTGTGGGAAACTGAAAAAATGGTGCTGCAAAACTATGGTACTGGATGctggaaataaaattatttatacactactggccattaaaattgctacaccaagaagaaatgcagatgataaacgggtattcattggacaaatatattatactagaactaaaatgtgattacattttcacgcaatttgcgcacgtagatcctgagaaatcagtacccagaataaccacctctggctgtaataacagccttgatacgcctgagcattgagtcatacagagcttggatggcgtgtacaggtacagctgcccatgcagcttcaacacgataccacagttcgagagtagtgactggcgtattgtgatgagccagttgctcggccatcattgaccggacgttttcaattggtgagagatctggagaatgtgctggccagggcagcagtcgaacattttctgtatcgagaaaggcccgtacaggacctgcaacatgccgtcgtggattatcctgctgaagtgtagggtttcgcagggatcgaacgaagggtagagccacaggtcgtaacacatctgaaatgtaacgtccactgtccaaagtgccgtcaatacgaacaagaggtgaccgagacgtgtaaccaatggcaccccataccatcacgccggatgataagccagtatggcgatgacgaatacacgcttccagtgtgcgttcaccgcgatgtcgcccaacacggatgtgaccatcatgatgctgtaaacagaacctggattcatccgaaaaaatgacgttttgccattcgtgcacccaggttcggcgtcgAGTACACCATAACAGGCGCTCCTCtctctgatgcagcgtctagggtaaccgcagccacggtctccgagctgatagtcggtgCTGTTACAAATGTCGTCagactgttcgtccagatggttgttgtcttgcaaacgtcgccatctgttgactcagggatcgatccgttacaaccatgccgataagatgcctgtcatctcgactgctagtgatacgaggccgttaggatccagcacggc
This sequence is a window from Schistocerca nitens isolate TAMUIC-IGC-003100 chromosome 11, iqSchNite1.1, whole genome shotgun sequence. Protein-coding genes within it:
- the LOC126213483 gene encoding uncharacterized protein LOC126213483 isoform X42, producing MCGDLLGEREMSGIVKEVMDKLREAENSVGVEDGNGKTEQKMEKECGESGKFGAVVELETDGKEADVGREKLKKERWSRAQKLQRKIMQVEAALKLEIAKVEQKKQKLEGIALRCETSNGEGDRKDTFVAEEQLKKMRLSGAQRRKMKKMMARAAGERVLTKSEQKKRKLEEVTPNYEIGNGEAKKVTSTVQNEAPVLSVPPVYTDRQLRRFQCKLKAKKFKTNTDGGKAPVLSVPLVSTKKRVKRLKRKLKSGKPHDTTKTSTKFVSGGIIGGNTNASATEEVTGGNAYVPVTEQVNKRRKNVLSRTAAAGGTKQHVTAGQKRKRKRQKQRDITKTFIKFLSGGFTGGNDNAPVTEKVDEYSTGVSDREAQGEEETAGSMRLAVVPVGFPDVKMTEEQAEMVWAALTNMIDPSESEELVQFSAMQYENGGLAITCTDRATKVWLRKTVPKLVPWIGACLTVGQADLTLKGTKFILSLPKAMKGRSDEEVLDLFQKQNKGISTTKWKVCSRLTEADERERLTLWVDEKSFQDLKARDFKLFLDLSIVYLLQWSQWENLPADSRVRVWHDLQPVVQNLPLAQTRYKPLRPVETELLSQNFPLPLVPVLQTWAVDRSLSPTVPGIGPNLPDFRCEDQGRPQCREHLFANKDPHFREAQFVVSGQLLPQEHMFTVPAALRNHESRFLAKELRCEFGFETSEHLQLQEVSYMIVKRSQHGHTKNNLDRDQENRYFTSDHRHNREIGYSEPEPLQLHQSRYMDLDRLSPRDERDTVWDRLSSRDKIPTVWDRLSPQGKKYMASDGLSPQGKRYKASSWVSPRGNRCETSSRVSPQGKRYNASDSLSSRDKRCKYSNWLSSHDERHMPSDRLSPRDGKYTPLDHMSHRNGRHMVSEQRSPRDGRYAASDRLLPRGGRDVASDRHLPRDGRDVASDRHLPRDGRDVASDRLSPRDRRYAASDRLSTRDSRYAASDQLSSWDGRYADLDRLSPQESRYTASDRLSPRDSRYAASDRLSPRDSRYAASDRLSPRDSRYAPSDRLSPQDARYAASDRLSPRGSRYAASDRLSPRGSRYTASDRLSPRDARYAASDRLSPRDSRYAASDRLSPRGSRYAASDRLSPQDARYAASDRLSPQDSRYAASDRLSRDLRYMASDRLSPLVSRYEGYDQQSLRDKSYTTSDWSSSCDPRHKVSEQPPSRDWYLPSNQSLSSSSGYITPIQEKSPNSKWRGSVQQSSSDSNSVGPHESLFQESTFRDRNQVQYNEGRFVESRLRMSAYPLRREFDDTVSHTLRSQENRF
- the LOC126213483 gene encoding uncharacterized protein LOC126213483 isoform X40, encoding MCGDLLGEREMSGIVKEVMDKLREAENSVGVEDGNGKTEQKMEKECGESGKFGAVVELETDGKEADVGREKLKKERWSRAQKLQRKIMQVEAALKLEIAKVEQKKQKLEGIALRCETSNGEGDRKDTFVAEEQLKKMRLSGAQRRKMKKMMARAAGERVLTKSEQKKRKLEEVTPNYEIGNGEAKKVTSTVQNEAPVLSVPPVYTDRQLRRFQCKLKAKKFKTNTDGGKAPVLSVPLVSTKKRVKRLKRKLKSGKPHDTTKTSTKFVSGGIIGGNTNASATEEVTGGNAYVPVTEQVNKRRKNVLSRTAAAGGTKQHVTAGQKRKRKRQKQRDITKTFIKFLSGGFTGGNDNAPVTEKVDEYSTGVSDREAQGEEETAGSMRLAVVPVGFPDVKMTEEQAEMVWAALTNMIDPSESEELVQFSAMQYENGGLAITCTDRATKVWLRKTVPKLVPWIGACLTVGQADLTLKGTKFILSLPKAMKGRSDEEVLDLFQKQNKGISTTKWKVCSRLTEADERERLTLWVDEKSFQDLKARDFKLFLDLSIVYLLQWSQWENLPADSRVRVWHDLQPVVQNLPLAQTRYKPLRPVETELLSQNFPLPLVPVLQTWAVDRSLSPTVPGIGPNLPDFRCEDQGRPQCREHLFANKDPHFREAQFVVSGQLLPQEHMFTVPAALRNHESRFLAKELRCEFGFETSEHLQLQEVSYMIVKRSQHGHTKNNLDRDQENRYFTSDHRHNREIGYSEPEPLQLHQSRYMDLDRLSPRDERDTVWDRLSSRDKIPTVWDRLSPQGKKYMASDGLSPQGKRYKASSWVSPRGNRCETSSRVSPQGKRYNASDSLSSRDKRCKYSNWLSSHDERHMPSDRLSPRDGKYTPLDHMSHRNGRHMVSEQRSPRDGRYAASDRLLPRGGRDVASDRHLPRDGRDVASDRHLPRDGRDVASDRLSPRDRRYAASDRLSTRDSRYAASDQLSSWDGRYADLDRLSPQESRYTASDRLSPRDSRYAASDRLSPRDSRYAASDRLSPRDSRYAASDRLSPRGSRYAPSDRLSPQDARYAASDRLSPRGSRYAASDRLSPRGSRYAASDRLSPRDSRYAASDRLSPRGSRYAASDRLSPQDARYAASDRLSPQDSRYAASDRLSRDLRYMASDRLSPLVSRYEGYDQQSLRDKSYTTSDWSSSCDPRHKVSEQPPSRDWYLPSNQSLSSSSGYITPIQEKSPNSKWRGSVQQSSSDSNSVGPHESLFQESTFRDRNQVQYNEGRFVESRLRMSAYPLRREFDDTVSHTLRSQENRF